In the Arachis hypogaea cultivar Tifrunner chromosome 20, arahy.Tifrunner.gnm2.J5K5, whole genome shotgun sequence genome, AATAAATatgatatatgatatataataagACATAATGACATTGTTTAATCCATCTAATTAACCTTATCTAATGAAATAGTTATTGTGTTGTCATTTCAATAAATATGtatagttaaatttaaaaaaattttgaaagaaagaGAGCACAAAAGTTGATTGGTGAACTATGCAACATATACATCAAAATCAGTAACTATAAAttacatattaaaatacaaaataaacataaaaagtaAGTTAAATACTACATGtaattatatacatacataataattaattttttgtgtagCCGTAACATTTTTCTATTAAGAATAGCATATCAATTTATCCTTTCTTTAAATTTGGACCTTGTTTTGAATTAGATGGTAATGTCAGTTTAAACTCAAAAATGTCAAACAGAGTATGGTTGACAAAATGTAATAGGATAAAGAAGATTTGATGTTACTAAAACAACAGAACTCTATTGTTCCATCTCCTTCCACCAATCCAAACATAAAAGTACGCCCTAAGAAGCTATACAATACAATGCCAGATCAAAGACTTTGAAATTGAAATGACAAGCAAAAAAGTAGTGATCACAGCATTAGCTCTACAAATTTTGATCACATGTTAgcactaataaattaataatctcAGCTAGCAGTTGTCCCATTTGACTCCAAATTTTGCTTCTTCACCATAGCAGCATGTTTATGGCCAATAAGGTGAGCATTGAAAACTGTCTCGCTGTTGCATACAACATTACAAGCAGTGCACGTTCTAACAGAATCTGCAGCAGTGCCACCTTCTACAACCTTGAGCTTCTTTGCCTCGATATCCAAGTCCTTAGCCTTCTTTGCTTTTGGTTTATCGGTATCCGGCTTTTCCTCCGATTTCACTTTATCAGTATTCGGCTTTTCCTGCGGGCCAATTAACAGTTTGGCGGCATTTGCACTGGCTTCTGGTTTTGACTGTTTCTCCAAGTTTTTGAGATGTTTCTTCCCCGCTAAGTGTGAAACATACATATCCCTGCTATTACAAGTAACCTTGCAAGTGTCACACCATACAGGTTGCATAACCTTGACCTTCTTTGGTGCTTTTTTCCAAGGACCAATACCTTGACTCTTAAATGCAGCAATGTATGGACCAATCCCGTTGTTGGACATCAATGCAACCTGTCAAATGATCAAAGATGACTTGAGTTGGAAAAATCTAATTGTTCCCTTAACCCAGAGAAATGTGGTCTTTGAATACAACAAGCTTAATTGATCCAAGTATAAAAATACAAGCAGAAAAAGTGAGGACAGAGAAATAATAAGGATTGCAAGCAGTTAACCATAAGCCAATAACATCGACAGACCCAATTTTAAACctgataatatataatttaaaacacGAATTTAACAATTCATAGTATCCTCCGTCATCAAAAGTTAAATATCGGATAATGGATATACTTGATTGGCATATCATTTAAAGAGAAGTCATTAAATATGAAGGAGTAAGTATtccaaagttattggctccaaggTTAAACAGTCATAACCATTCCATTAGTAGCATTAGCGAACCAGTTCTACAAATCAAAAACCGTTTGGAATTCAGTGGTTAAGAATTCATAAGGTTTAGTGATTAATGCTTAGGAATAATAAGAGAAAGGAGCTTCAGATTAGCATTATGGCACATTCAACATAGCTGCAACAACTCGTGTACTATGAGAACACGATGCGCAAATATATTGCTGCAGCTTATGCCTATAATACTCTCATCATCAGCTTCTCCTTCTGCTCCTACCATACAATTCAACTTGCCCCCAAATACAAACATCGCCAGAAATTGGCACACCTtaattagggtttttggtttCATCCAACTTTCGTGAGGCAGGGTGCAGGGCTACGAGAGATCCCTTTAAATATCAAGTGATTCATGCTGCGATGTCGTTTGGACACTTTGGAATTTAGCTGGGTAATATCAATTTCTTTGTGAAACAAGTTTAATACAACAAGTTATGCCTACAAGAGGGTGTTTGGATAAGCTCTAAAAGAAATCATGAACCATGGCATAAATATACATGAATAAGGAGAAAAAAAGGAAGCAAAATCTACAACCTATGCATCGAAAACAAAAGGATAATTCAAATTACAGTTCACCTGAGCCGCATGCTTTTTTCCTGCTATATGTTTGTTATATACATCTTGGCTGTTGCACACAATGTTGCAAATTGTGCAAATCTTCGTAGAATCAACCGGTGCACCACCATTTGAAAGCTTCCGTTTCTTTACCTCGCTGCATACACTTGTTTGACTTTGTACATTTGCTTGCATGGGATTAGCAATTATCTGCATATTCTTCTTGTGTTTCTTTCCAAATATGTGCTTTTCATAAACGTCTTTGCTATTACAATCGATTTTGCAAACTTCACATCTCATTGATTTGGAGCCTTTGGTTTGGTTAGCCTCCTCATGAGTGAAAATTTGCTGTAACCATGTGCCGTCGTAAGTCAAAGGCAAACTTGAAgacattgatgatgatgatccaaCAGCCTGCATTATCAGAATCAATGTAATCCAGAACCAAAATGCAAATTTGAGTATAAATCATCTACAATCCAAGAGGACAAAGGTTAAATAAACTTTTCCTTTTTCGGTACTGATATCAAATGCACTTTACCTCCCTAATTGCATTTCTATCATCCCTATAAAAAACTAAGCATTCCATAATCAATACCTAAAATTCCATAATCAAGATTCCTCCTCCCACCGTTAATCATGTTTATATGCAAGTTATATAAATAAATAGCCTTCTAAGTTCAAACAATATCAATAAATGCACCCCAAGTAGCATAACACAAGAAAAGAACCAAGAAAAGAACCAATGTTATCGTTCCCAAAGCTGAAAACTTTGGTATACTTACAGCATCATATCCAACGGATTCAGGTTGTTTAACGATCCAATTCTGAGGATCAGTTGATTGTGGGGCAGCATAAGAGTAAGAAGGAGCAACGGAAAGGGTTGAATTTGAAATATAGGAGCTGCAATTGGGAACTGGGTCGGTTCCAGGAGGGTGAATAGAAGGTTCTGAAGCCCAAAGGAATGGGTTTGAAGATGGATAGAAATGTTGcatctgctgctgctgctgatgtGGATACATatttttggggtttagggtttacagtGTGGCCACTCTCTCAACTGATGATGTTACATTTGCAACAACAGAAACACCATGATCGGAATTCGGAAGGtcgaagaaagagaaagatagaAAAGAAGCGCACACAGGTGAACCTAAATCGGAAATGAAATTGCAGAAGCAAATCTCCTAAAGAGAAAGGATTCAAGGGCTAATAGCTGCTTCTCTTTTTTTGGTTTCTGGGCCTTTTTAATTAATGGGCTTccatttttttggtgactaatggGCTTTCATTTAATATCtccacttttttttctttagtttttattttttttaagttgacGAGGAAAATACTAAATTATCACCTTCATCGATTTCAGCTGAGTTTTTACCTTGTCTTAAACACGTGAAATTATTAGGGGCGGTCGTGGTACAGTTTGGATCGATTTTGAGTCAAAAACTCATCCGATCCGAACACTAGTTTTACTtacggtgcggtttggattgaatgctttttttaaaaaaaaaatctgatccAATTTTAAATAGTTTGGATTAGATTGGATTTgtggttttgtaaattaaaaaaattaaatacatataacaagtcttaacatcaaattttaaataatcaacaatgacactagacaaaaaaaaataatcgaTAATGACATAACAAATCTCAACAATATCTTTAAAAACTAATGATAACATAACAATggaaataaaattttagattagttaaaataaataaataaataacattttgaacataaaatatttattaaataataataatacatgaataatataaaaatgtataacaaattgaacatgttagaagtataattataaatataataataaaataataatattataatacattATGCGGTTTAGATTGAATTGGATTGGTTATATCCGAAATCTGATCCGATCCAGCGGTttacaaaaaatagaatccaatcaaatccaaattaacatgattttagtctattttcaatTTAGATCGAATTGAATAAACGATTTAATGATCGGTTTGAATTTGAACACCCCTAAATTGTCAATTGCAAGTGAGTCGTCACcgtaaaaaatttgaataaatatcGAATTCgtcttaaaaaattgaataaattcgCCTTACTCACAGTCATCCCCGCCGTTTTCTCCATTGCCGGCACATCACCCTCCAGTCGGCATCGCTTCTTGCTCTCGCCGGCGCCCCTAAGCTCCGCAGCGATTCTCTTCCCTGTTTTGCTGACGTTCTTTCTCTCCCCGAGGCCTGAGTTCTGCCGCTTCTGTCTTGTACTCGAGTTCCGGTGCCGCTGCTGTCCGCGAGTCGTCGTTGCTCGGTGGCATCAGATCTGCTGCCTCAAGCTCCGCCGTTCCCTTCTCCGGCTTGTCTGCTGCCTTCCTCCACTTCTTCGAACTGTTCTGCAGCTGATCTGGCTCTCTGTGGTACTGTTTCCCAAACTTTGACAGTTAATTTTCAAACTTTGCAGCTGATAGACAAAAGCAACTGGTAAATATTTGCTGGCATAGAAGCaagtgcggttgaatttagcaaGATTGCAATTGATTCTCGTGATATGCATGTTTGGATACATTTACCTTTTACCTAATgccaaaaattacaaaatttcatCACTTACACTGCTGTATTATCAAACTATAAGTTATTAGCCATCAATCCAGCATTGAATTTTTCAATTGTTACAGAACTTTAGAAAACCGAAATTTTATAagttcatacaaaaagttgtgaTATTAGTATTTGATATCAATTTAAATCGAACTGCATTGTGAATATATATCTGATATGAGAACATGACATTGCTACCAACAATATTAgggagattttttttttctttttatttattgatttacaATCTCGTGGATCAAATGTTCAATGTTAAATGATAATTCTAATAAGGTTTGAGCTTGCTAGTACTGTACTTCCCCTTAACTTAGCATATTCTAGTATGCATAATGCGTTTTGATTTTCTTCAGTCATAAATTTTGATGTTTAAACTTGtttgtgaatttttaatgataaattatagaGAAGTTATTATGTAAAATTGTGAAAAACTTTGAATTTTATTAGCTTAGAAatcattgaatttaaatatttaaaattatatgttgAATCTTTTATAATGTTATTTCTATTTAAAAAAGGTTCAGTTGAACTAAGAAGAAGAGGattagaggaagaagatgagCGAACCGAGGCCAGTGCCGAGGAGAGAGAGTCCATGGGGAATCACCGGAGAGGGTCATCGTGAACCCAAAGCCCACCGGTGTAACGACCGTGTTGAAGATGTCGTTCAGGTGAAACCCCCTTCATCAATTTCACCCCATTTTTTCCAGTTGTCTTCTTTTCTTTCAAAATCGTTTCATTTGTGTTCCATAGTTTGCATTTTTATGAGGTCCATTTTGTAATGTCTATTCTTGTGATCACAAACCGCCAACCCTTCGGCCATAGCCATCAGAGCAGAAGGACCGGGATAAGTTATATTGTTAACATAAAAAAATCCGATACAATCGGTTCCAAAATCGggatggtgaaaactcaggtgaagtcgacttcacgggAAGCTGACATCTGAGAATCgttggatgaaaatttagtcaaatcagtcaaatcatctaacggctctcaggtatcaacttcacgtgaagtcgactgcatttGAGTTTCTACCGTGTATCTGGCCCAAGGGGATTTAACTTGGATCTCCTTAACCATTCATAAAGGGCCAAAACATATATTTAAGTCGCATGttgcttttgttgtttttcattttgattttattttgttttgttttgttttattttgattcTTTCTATATTCATGATTGTTTGGTTTTCATTTCGTGCAATTTTGCCCTGAGAAAATTGTAAATGAGTCCCAAGTTTCATAGTTTTCACAGTGACAATGGAAGCATTCTTGCTACTAACATGACTCTTTCTAAATTGTGCCTCAATGTGTAAAATTTGTCGAAATCTCATATTAGAACACAAGATAGAGGATAGAAATATGCAAattttgtatatgtatatatatatataagtatataacctaTTAGAATGGCCATGATAGAATGGCTAATGTGAGTTGAGTTTTGAGGTCTATGGTTATTTCAGCTTGTTATCTTTATTTAGTTGGTATAAACTTGTTGTTATTGTCTCAAATTGTGCAGGCTTGTTTCGAGGGAAACCCATTTAAGACAGTTCCAGGGCCTTTCAAGCTCTTCTGGAAATGCATGCGTTCTAAACCTGGGTGAGTATTATTGGTATCATCTATCTATGCTGGACTATGAATATCTTTACTACTGAATGTTGTGAATTAGTTCAACATTCAATTTCAACATATGCATGTCTATATAGTATatactacaacaacaacaacaaagccttgtcccattaagtggggtcggctacatgaatcaaacgacgccattgtgctctgtcatgtatcatgctAAAGTAGTTAGACTATAACCTTGACGAAATAGATGTTAGGGCAGTCGTTTCGGCATTCATTGAGAATGTGGACCCATAAGTAAGTAGGGCGCTTTGAGTCCGTTCTTTTGGGTATTATAGACCCTGGTATTCATTGAATTTCTAAACGATTGGGAGGATTCAATGAAAGAGAAAGAGTCAGCCTTCTTGGTAATTACCTAAGTAATATTGCTATATTACATTAGGTTACTCCATAAGTTCTTGAAACCTAGAGAGGCTTTATGCAAAGAGTTAGTCATTATTAGAATCATATCAACTATTTCTTGATGCGCATACAATGAAGCTGGCAATTTTATTGTGGGCAGGAGTTTTCCTATCTCACAAATAGCCCCTAAAAGTTTTCTAATTGCATTTTTGCGAGTGTTTTGTCATGTTGCTTATGACAGTTTTGGATTTTGCAGTGAGGAACCAACGGAGCCATTTACCTATCTGGATTTGGAACCTCCAAAGAGAGAGGAGAAACCTGTAAAAGTTGAGTAATGCCATTCCTACAAATCCCTTTGGTTTCAACTTTATCACTCAACATGGATGCTTTTTATGCAAATCATATGTAACTAAATCTATCTCTGTTGTTTTGCCATGCAAAATAGGCATTATATGCATCTTGTTCTGCGGTATATGTTGGCATGTTGCTTGTCCAATAAAAAGCATGGCCACTTGCATTGTTGAAATAACTTTAACAATAATTTCTTGATCACATGTTCATTGTTATAATCGCCACAAATAGCATGTTTGTTACGTAGAATATAAATTCCAGTGTTTGCAACTCCTTGCTCCACCACTTGCtgtaaaattaaaatgataaaacaTACCTCTTTCCTAAGGAATGATAATGTtgtctttcaaaatttaaatatcattCTTATTACATTGGGACATTGAGTTACTTTTGAAATGTTTGGAATACAAATAGAAGgggaaaaaaattagaaacaattatttatccAAAATGCAGGGACAAAAATAATATTGTAaccaataatttaaattagacaaATGAGTTTGTAATTATATTTACTTTGTAAGGTACTTGATTATTATCTTTCAAATGTCAAAGAAAAACTTAAATAACGATTCCAACTTCAAAGATTAAATTGGCGCTTTACTCTGTAATATCTTATATCAATGGAGCCATGTGATAAGTCTTCTGTAATTAGTTTATATTAGGTTAAATTATACagttggtccctacacttttagTGAAATTGCAAATTAGTCCCTatactttaaaagtttgtaatttggtctctaaagataattaaaatttgtaatttagtcaCTATCgttcaaaaagtgtttgatttaatagaatattctcagtatattctctattttaacagaatattctattaaatcaaCACTTTTTGACCGGTGGGactaaattgtaaattttaattctctttagtgatccaattacaaacttttaaagtatAGGGACCAATTTGCAATTTCACTGAAAATGTAgggaccaactgtgtaatttaaccaaAATAAGTTTCAAAGTAAAATGTTCATTTGCAAAATGAGTTTATATTGAACTCATTGAATAAAAGTTGCCAAGGAAAACAACATAACATGAATGAAAAAGGCACAATAATTGTGATCCATGAGGAAACACGCCATTATTTTCACTCAATCTAAATACATATCACGTAGTCCTATTACATTTTGATGGTGGGTTGAACATGTCCCTGTCCCTCAT is a window encoding:
- the LOC112784681 gene encoding uncharacterized protein gives rise to the protein MSEPRPVPRRESPWGITGEGHREPKAHRCNDRVEDVVQACFEGNPFKTVPGPFKLFWKCMRSKPGEEPTEPFTYLDLEPPKREEKPVKVE
- the LOC112783631 gene encoding uncharacterized protein yields the protein MYPHQQQQQMQHFYPSSNPFLWASEPSIHPPGTDPVPNCSSYISNSTLSVAPSYSYAAPQSTDPQNWIVKQPESVGYDAAVGSSSSMSSSLPLTYDGTWLQQIFTHEEANQTKGSKSMRCEVCKIDCNSKDVYEKHIFGKKHKKNMQIIANPMQANVQSQTSVCSEVKKRKLSNGGAPVDSTKICTICNIVCNSQDVYNKHIAGKKHAAQVALMSNNGIGPYIAAFKSQGIGPWKKAPKKVKVMQPVWCDTCKVTCNSRDMYVSHLAGKKHLKNLEKQSKPEASANAAKLLIGPQEKPNTDKVKSEEKPDTDKPKAKKAKDLDIEAKKLKVVEGGTAADSVRTCTACNVVCNSETVFNAHLIGHKHAAMVKKQNLESNGTTAS